Sequence from the Pongo pygmaeus isolate AG05252 chromosome 23, NHGRI_mPonPyg2-v2.0_pri, whole genome shotgun sequence genome:
GATGATGAGAGATGACGCCCAGGCCATGCTGGCACAATGTGTAGAGTGGAAGTATTGGTTCTCTTGCCCCTTCTTACTGTcctctttggtctgttttttcAGCTGCCAGTAATGAGGAAGACAGCGGTGGGTGCTTCATCCTAGACCTGGGCCTACAGTTTCCACCATAATTTACTTGGGAAATGCAGGCACCGGAAGTTGCTTCAAATGAGAGATGGgaggtgggggaatgggggaagCAAAGGAACAAACCTAGTTCAACAAAGAGGAAACATGAGAGGCTGGAaggcccccccccccccgcctctcctcctttttctcttaccCCCAAGATCTGCCCTGGCTGCCTCCTGTTTCCCGCTCTGTACCTAATGGTTCTCCAGGGCCCCAGCGGCTGCCCGGTCCCCAGCTGGCGCCGCTCCTGTCTCCTGAATCTGACCCAGGCCCCTCCTGCAATCTGACCACCAGCCCTGCCGCCAGCTGCTTCCTCTTTGTCTCCTCTCCCAAGATCCACACTCGGATCCACACTGGGCATGACACACAGTGACCGCTGGCCCATCCCTTCATCTGCACCCGGTATAAGGTGGCCCTGACTCTGCTCCCTGCCAGCTCAAGTCTCTCAACAGACATGGTGGGGACAGCTGGGCTCCCTGGGCTTGCCTCTCACGGGTCCCTCTCAGCTTTCCAGTCTCCATCCTCTCAGCTTCAGTTTTCCCTGCCTGGGAAATCGGAGGTGGGAAACATAAGAGCTCCTTTTGCGTTAGGAACCTGAGGAATTATGTGGTCCAGAGATGTCATCAGCCATCAGCTGTGACCAACTGGGGGCTGCCTATAGCACAGCATCGCAGAATCTGAAGCTGTACCCAGGCTCTGCAGGAGGAGAGCTGTGGTCAATTAGAAATGTCTGCCGTGCATGGGTGCAattgattagcaatgtctgctATGAGTGTGGCTTTATGAATGCCAGGAATTGCCATCCCTGGTCTGGTCCAACTTTTAGCAGGACACTATCTaactatcatctatctacctatctggagggagggggagagagagagagattcgtCATCAAGTGCAATATTTCCCCAGGCATAGACTTGTGGGATATGGCCATGAGCTGATACCTGGACACAGAATAAGACAGACAGTCCTGACTCCTATTAGTGAAAAAGATATTCCCTTTAcaatccttttcctttctctcaagGAGGAAGTTTGCATTTGGCCCTGGGATGTCTTCGACAGCTTCCCAGCAGCTTCTCATTTCCCCTTTAAGAGACAGCAGGTTTACCGCAGGCAATGAATATCAACACTATTTTGTTGCATTGTACTTATTTTGTACAGTTACCTTTTATTTATAGCGAAAATGGGTTTTTTCATTTACAGAGTAacaaagattttttctttaaataaatgtatttcaacAAAAATGAACTGActtaaaatattaagataataATCACAAAGATGGTACACACGGATCATTAAAAGATACGgatgtatagatacatatatcaCAAATGATTAAGACTTAAAAAATGTAACCCTCCCAAGAAGTgggagcctcccaaagtggagaaGGCAAATACAATTTCCATTTGGGGGGATAAGGAAACTGACTTGCAGAGAGGTTTAGTAAGTTGCCCCAGAACACACAGCAAAGGTGTGGAGCCCCTTGTGGTCTGAAACATTCAGGACCCTATGGCAGGAGGTGAGACTGTCCAATAATTCAGCTCTTTTCAAGGCATAGACCCAAGACTCAGACAACCTCAAAAAAGGGGAGTTTATTTTGGATATAAAGGCAACGGGAATCCTGACCAAACGGTCAGCAGCCCTCTCGGCAGTAGGTATCTTTGTATTGGGAACCCAAGGTCCTCTGCTTAGTGGCTCAATGCTTGTCTACCTTTTCCAGGGAGCCTTGTCCACAAGCACCTGCTCCCAAGGGCCTCCCTCCCTGAGTTCAAACGCCGAAGACAAAGATGATCTGATTGGCTAGTTCAGGCCCGGCCTACCTGATTGGACAGAGCTTGGTGCCAAGCCCCCTCATAGGCTGCTGGTCAGCCTGTGGGGGCGTGTGGTCAGGTGCCCAATCAGCTGTGAGCAGGGCCTATAAGTGCAGGTGCTTGAAGGCTGCCAGGTCAGAGTTAGCTGGGACTGGGGTCACTGTCCTGCTGGGGTGGAAGGTTGTTTGAGCCATTGCAATGTGATCTGCCTGGGGCAGAGGAAAGATAAGTGGAGGGGTCGGGGTGGGGGGATGAGCCCCTTGCAGGAGGAGGCATGCCAGACCTAATGGGCACAGGACTCTGACTCTCTGTGTGAATGTCAGGCACAGGAAGCCCAGACGAGGTGGTGCCAGGTAATTAATTCGTTCATCCAGGATATACGACGGGGTGTTGGGCACTGTGTCTGGGGCAGTGAAAAGATAATGAGGCCCTGCCCTGTGGAGCTGCCCTTCTGGAGGCCAGTGTGCCAGCCCCTGAGCTGCAGAGGAGACCCCTCCAgtggaggtgggagtgggaggtcccaggcctggcagcatcaGAGCCCACCACTAGGCGGGGCTGCTGCCTGGGCCTCGGACTCCAGGGTTTACTCCCCATCAGCTTGTCTTGTGGGTCTGTGAAGCCACTGTGGGAAGATGCAGCAGGCATCCACTTTGTGGGGGGATCTGTGCCCTTACTTGGGCCCCAGCATTAAGGATGCAGCAGCCAAGCACTCTGAGACCTCAGAGATCCCAAGGGAATAGTAACAGGGCCTCTTTCTCCAGGCGCCCTGGGTCCCTGACAGCTTCTCCCTCCAGCACTGACGCTAGAAGTTTCTGGCAGATTAAGGGAGGCAGTGCTTCCCTCCAGGAGAAGCAAAACCGGCACTTGAAGAGTCAGGGAAGTTTGTCACCTAGATGAGAGGGGCAGGGCACAGCAGCCCCAGGGAATAGCACGTGCAACAGAGGGGGTGTGAGGGAGCTCTGAGTGGCTCAGGAGGATGGTAGGGAGGATTGCAGAAGGGGCTGTCCCCACACGACACCGGAGGTGCAAGTACCAGGCTGAGAAGTGGGGCTGAGGGCAGTAGGACCCGTGCAAGGTTTTGAACCGAGGAGGAGCATGGCCATATTTGGGTTTTGGAAAGCACGCTCAGGCTGCCCtgtggagggggaggggaggggaggaggaggctggggcagaaaaCCCAGGGAAGAGGTCAGGGCAAGGAGCCCTGGAGAGCTGCGAGGACTGATATTGGTGAATAGCTGCAGGGTTGGAGAGGAGCGATGCTTCAGAGCCTAAACTCGTGGGACTCTGTGATTAACGAGGGAGTTGGGGAGTTACTGCCCCCCTGCAACACACACAGTTCCTGGCTCGGGCAGCAGGACCAGGGATCAGCAATGGAGGTTTGGAAATGGATTGGCCAAGTGTGCAGGACTGGGTGGGGGCCATCTGGGTGGAGAAGTCCAGCTGCAACTGGACACTGAGTGTCCTCAGCAGTGGACTGAGGACCCTCAACAGGGTCCTCCTCAGGCTCGGCACAGAGCAGGCAGCTGCCTGCCTCCCACTCCTGGCCATCTGTCTACACCAAGTGAGTTGGGTCCTGACCCTGGAGTTCTTGGAGAGACAAGTAGGCATCAGTGTTCAGGGGCAGGCGAGCATTAAGGGCCCTGAATTCCCCCTGCCCAGGAGGCCTGGACCAGGGGAAACTGACCCCCTCCCTGGGGCCAGCGTCAGGGacctcctccccagcctctcGAAGCACCAGCTCAGCGGGTGGCTGAAAATCCACCAGGTCTGGGACTCCTGGGGTGGGAGGCCCCAGGGGCTGGGGGTCCCAGTCTCTGGGGACTCTTTCTTGCAGGGAAGGGCGCAGCCTTTCTTCACCAGCCCCGCTGCCCCCAGGGGCAGTGCTTGGGGGGCTGGGGCCACCGAGGAGACTGGGGGAGAAGAGCAGCAGGTCATCCCTGGAGGGGAAGGTGCAGTAGGCGTCGTCCTCCCCTGACAGAGGCtgcaggggttggggggaagACCCTGTGGGTGCCCCGGCCCCACCCTCATCAGGGTCTTCCTCTGCATAGGGGTCGTAAGTAAAGTACACCTGGCAGGCCTCTATCTCCAAGGCATCCGGGAGGTGGAAGAAGAAGTAACCCTGGTTGGTGAAGCAGCTGGTCAGCGAGTGGTTGCTGCTTAAGGATGTGGGCTCAGGCACCTTGTCCTGCTTCAGGAGCAGCTGCGTCGCCTTGTCCCTCTCCAGCACTTCTAGTGGCGAGATCTCAGGTGCCAAGCCACCAGGGCTGAAGGACGATGAGGGGAAGGGCGAAGAGAGCCACTTCTGGCGGGAGAAAGGCCAGGGGTGGGTGAATGGGGGCTTCCTTCACCCTCCACCCCTTCCTCTGGACTCTCAACAGCTCCTAACTCCTCCTTCTCCTGAAGCAGTTGGCCCAGGGCTGccccctccaggaagccctccctgactatAGCCCCACATTCCCCCAACCCACCCACTGGCTTGGGGAGCCCTCTGGGCCACCAGCCCAGGGAGACTGCCTAACCCACAGCCCAGCACAGGCCTGCCTGGCTCCCAGTAGTGCCCAGGAATGTTTGCTTGCTCAGGAGTGACTGTTTATTGGACACCTGCTGTGAGCCTggcactgttctagatgctggggacccagaaaaagagagaatcctcagACTGTCCAGTGGGCACTAGCACAAGTGTGTGAATCGATCCACCCATGCCAAAGCAGAAGGGCGCTGAGAGCACAGACTGTTCACCTTACAGATGCCCAGAGACGGGACATGCCCTGGCCCCGATCACAGACCGGCAGGCGGCAGAGCTGGGACCCAGGGTCTCCGCTTACACTGTGGTGGGAACGTCTCTTGGGGGAGCTGATGGTTTCCTGATTCACCCCTCCCCCAGTTCCCTGCagtccctacccccaccccctccGCCTCCCATCCCCAGAGAGAGGAAAGTGCCCATCAGAGCACTTCTCAGTTGCTCGGGATTCCAGAGAGCCCTGGCAAGGAGTGGGAAGACCCGTGTTCTAGCCCTGGCCCTGGCACTCACTaactgtgtgaccctgggtgGGCCCctgcacctctctgggcctcagtttccacaacaGTTAGCCACGTCTCTCCTGACTTCCTCGCTGTCACCCATCAGGTCATCAGGGGGACATCAGGTAAGCAAATGGAGATGTAAACACCCGAAATGGGGTAAGACACAGACTGCACAGCAGAGTGGGGGACAGCAGGCCCTCCTGGTGGTGTGGCAGGGGCCTCGGGTAGGTGAGTTTGGGAGCCCTGACAACCCTCTGTCCCGGGAACCCTCAGCAGCTGGACTGTGGCCCCCTAAGCACAGGGGCCAGGCCAAATGGGCTCCCCAGGCTTCTGTGCCCAGCACGGGGCTGGCGGGTCTCATGGATCTATTTCAGATGAATAATGAACCAGCAATGAATGCCCAGTTCTCCTCTCcagggggagtccctgaggctgAGCCAGCTgctccagacacacacacacacgcttacatgcatgcacacatgcacacacgtgcacacaccacTCAATTAAATCCGCCCCCTTTCCGCAACCAGGAGTTATGTCACAAAAGAAAAGGCTGAGAGAGGCAGAAAGGATAAACGGAGGATGGCAAAGAGGGGTCGCTGGCTGGGCAGAGAGGAAAAAGCACTGGTCAGGTGAGATTCATGATACCCAGGGCAAGGGCGGGGCCAGACAGCAGCCCTAAGTGTGCAGCCAGAGAGGGAGCCGCCAGGCCTGTGGCCAGTGCCGGTGAGCCAGGGGCCCACTGCCTGTGGCCAGCTACTTCCTGGGCCTGAGCCTCTGCCCACAACGCCCTGAAAGGGGCTTCAGGAGACGTTCATGCCcctcacacacactcccacactcgCACACACATTCCAGCATCCCCTGGGAAGTGGGGGTGGGCCTTGTGGCCCCTGTGGGTCCTGGGGTGGAGGGGTAGGTCTCTCACCCAGATGCAGAAAAGGTGGGGCCCGCTGTGCCAGCCCCAACCCCCAGCCACATCATGCCTTCTTCCTCGGGACCCCGCTCCATACACTAGACCCAAGAATGCCCTCATGGGAAGCTGGAATGGTTTGCAGCTCCCACCTCACAATGTTCTAGGTTCATAGAATCAGGACTTGAAGCTGGAAGGTATCTAAGCATGCAGCTAATCTAGCGCAGCCTCCAACCAGTTCAATGGGGGAATCTCTATGCTTCTGACACATAGGCAGCCATGGCTTGCTTGAATACCTTTATAGATGGGAATCTTGCTGCCCTCAAGGCTGAGGGAAGAATTTTAAGGAAATACAGTCCTGCACATTAAGAGTACTGTAActaatggccaggcacggtggctcatgcctgtaatcccagcactttgggaggccgaggcgggcagatcacctgagatcaggagttcaagaccagcctggccaacatggcaaaaacccgtctctattaaaagtacaagaattagccaagtgtggtggtgtgtgcctgcagtcccagctactcaggaggctgaggcaggagaatctgttgaacccaggagacggagtttgcagtgagctgaggtcacaccattgcatcctagcctgggtgacagagcaagactccgtctcaaaaaaaaaaaagcactgtaaCTAAGATATTCTCATCTTGGGAGTTTTCCAAGGAATTCCAGAAGGGGTCCTTGATCAGCCCTGACAGAGAACTCCAAAGCCAGGTCATGACAGCTCTGGTCCGGCATGGCTTTCCTCCCCCGCCACTCCTCTTGACCTCCCTCTGCCCCTACTTCATCCCCACCCCCCAATCTTGGGAGCCTAGAGCGGGGCTAGGGTGGTAAAAAGTACCCCCCATGTCACCCCTTCATTCTTGAAGCTTCCTGCCTGAAGGGGGCATGGGCTGGGGAAGAGGAGATGACggaatttgagatggagtttagagCGTTACTGCTCTGTGGgccagcactttaaaaatgaattgttGTTTTGTGACTCAAAGTGATGGGAAGACTTGTTAGTATCCATGCTGAGTTATGGAGCCTGATCAGGAATTTTGGGCAGGGACAGAAGCACAGAGCATGTCTGCACAGTAGGGTGGAGAGAGCTTGTGCTGGCAGGTCCTGTTCATTCAGCACACCGGCAACAGTAATACCAGAtagggtacttttttttttttttgaggtggagtctcactctgtcacccaggctggagtgcagtggtgccatctcggctcactgtaacctccgcctcctgggttcaagcgattctcctgcctcagcctcctgagtagctgggattacaggtgcgtaccaccacgcccggctaatttttgtatttttagtagagacagggtttcaccatgttggtcaggctggtctcgaactcctgacctcgtgatctacctgccgcagcctcccaaagtgctagaattacaggcataagccactgcacccagcctgatagGGTTCTTTTGAACACTAACTGCGTGCCAGGCAATGTTCTCAGGGCAGGACACATAGTAACACTGTTTTTCTCCTCATCtaacaggtggggaaactgaggcccagggaggctctataggcccaaggtcacacagccagaaagtggtggagctgggattagaacccaggcagtctggctcagATGGAAAGTGCCAGAGCTGGAGAAGAGACCATGCCCACCCTGGAGGCTGCTCACTTCAGCATTTTGTCTCCTCtcacaaaacacaaaattagctacTAACCTGCTACCCCCTCATCCCACTCACACGCCTGCCCACCTGTCTCCCCGCCCCGGCCTCCTACCTGGACGTCTCCTCCATGCTCTGAGCTCAGCTGGGAAAAGAACTTTGAGGGGTCTGGGGTGTGACACTTCAGGACCTTCTTCAGCCTGGACAGAGgacaggagagaaggaggagggtgaTAAAGGGAAGGGCCATGGCATTATGCCATCAGCGCCACAGCTCTGGATGCCAGGCATGGAGCCACACcacatttacttatgtatttattccGCCGATACTAAGTGCTCACTGTGGGAGGATGCTGTGTTGGGCACTGGGAAGACAAAAATGGCCAACAAAGGAGGTCTCTGCTCTCAAGGAGCTGATATTCTGATGGAGAGATAGACACAAAGCATGTTGCAACATCACCATTCATTCTGTGGAGACAGCAGAGTGCTACACAAGACGGGGAGGTGGGGGTCAATGGGGGTGAACACACAAGCCAGAGTTGTCAGGGATGGAGATGGCTAGAAAAAGTGGAATGaaccaggaggagggagagaggaaacagGCTTTCTTGTCAGGGCTGCCATGGATGCTGGTTCAGGTTGTACACTGCCCAAGGGCATTAGGCTTGGGTAGGGAGTGGGAAAGGCGGTGGTGAGTGAGGCTGAATTCCAGCCCACGTTCTGCTTGCTGAGCTAAGTGCCTGGAACCTGTGTACATCGCCCTGAAGAAAGAGGCACCATTTTTGATTTGCCCAAAGGTTCCACACGGCTGGTGGAGGCCCTCAAGGGCCAGGGTGTATTACAGTGCAGTGAGCGGCCTCTGAAGAGCATTAAACAGGAGAATGACATGGTGGAGAAAGGACTGAAGGGGCGCAAGAACAAGGAAGAGGGCAGTCTGGAGGCCACTGAACCCATGCCTGGGAGAGGACCTCTCCCTCTACAGGGACATGGTTTCCCTGAAGGCCGGCAGGGAGCTGTGGGCGGAGGGGACAGGTGGGTGGAGGAATGCCTGTCTTCTTGGGAGGAAAGAGGAAACGGGGCTCCGAACACTGCCGAGAACCACTGCTCCAGGACGAGGGTCAGGAGAGCGGCACTCACTACTAactggctatgtgaccttgggcaagtcagctGACTTCTCTGGCCAGTCCTGGCATCAGTTAAAAGGCAATGGTAGCCCCTGACTCACTGCCTTCCCAGTGCTGCGGAAAGTCAAGTGAGGTGACACACCTAGGCATGCTTTGCAAAACTCTTGGAAGAAGCAGGGCTCTCATCAGGGGGCCACATCCCCTAGTCAGAAGTGTCACCTCCTTGCCGCTTTGCCCTCCACCAGGCCACGCCCCACACAGCAGCCAGGGCTACAGAGGACAAAGTGGATCCTGTCCCACTCCTGGGGAAACCCTCCATGGCTGCTCGGCACACAGCCCAAGTCGTCACCACAGCCTGAGGCCCCAGGAAACGTCACAGCCGCCACATGCCCAGGCTCAAGTTCAGCCTCCTGCCCCACCCACTTCTGTCTCCAGCCCACACCAGCACCCCTGCACTCTGTTCCTGGAAGGTTCTTCCCTCCTTCTtgcccagggcctttgcacatgctgtttcctctgcctgggacATTTTCCCATCCCCTCCacaccctccatgggctcctgctACAGATTTCAACAGAATCATCCCTTCCTCAGGGAAACCAGCCCTGACCACACCCCAGCCAAGGTTCCCCTCCCTGTTGTCTGCTCCTGATACAGTCAGCACTCAGTATCCGTGGGTTCTGCACTCACGGATTCAGCCAATCtttgatcaaaaatattcaggaaaaaaaaaccctcatagcaatacaacaataaaaaataataaaattttttaaatacagcataacaaccatttacatagcatttacattgtattaggtattataagtaatctagagatgacctAAAGTCtctgggaggatgtgtgtaggttacacGCAAATACTCTGCTGTGTTAAATCAGGGACttgaggctgggcgtgggggctcacacctgtaatcttagcattttgggaggccaaggcgagtggatcacctgaggtcaggagtttgagaccagcctggccaacatggtgaaaccctgtctgtactaaaaatacaaaaaattagcagagcatggtggtgtatgcctgtagtcccagctactcgggaggatgacgcaggagaatctcttgaaccctggaggtggaggttgcagtgagccgagatcgcgccactgcactccagcctaagtgacagagtgagactctgtctcacaaaaaataaataaataaaataaaataaaaatcagagactTGAGTATCCACCagttttggtatctgtggggggTAGGGGGGGTCCTGGAACTGGTTCCCCATGGATCCTAAGGAATGGCAATACATCGACATCCTCCTCCGCCATCCTGATCCCGGTGTGTCATTACACACCTGCATGATTGTCTGCCTTCCCCCACTGGGCcgtgagctgcctggagctggggtgCATGCATGCGGCCTGCCCCTGTGTTCCCAGCTCTTTGAGCTGTACCTGGCATGCAGCTGGTACTCAGTGAATACGGGAATAAGCGAATGACAGTCAGACCTAGATGGACCAGCGGGGACCCAGACACAGAGACAGCTGACGTGTGCACACAGGCATCCCCAGTCCTGAGGGCAGTGTTCTGGACAGGGCCCCTGGGGCTCTCCCTGGAGGGCTGCACCTCCCACCTTCCCCTCGGGTTGGTTCCACAGGTTCCCCCTGTAGGGATGGGACACAGGGAAAGGCCAGGTTTGGGACAGGGAGGACTCTCTGGAGGGTAGAGGAAGCACGGGTGTATCAGAGCAGGGAGTTCGGTCCAGAATCTGACCTGGCAAGGTGGCATGTGTGCATgtaagtgtttgtgtgtgtgtgtgtgcgtgtgtgcatgtgtgtgcatgtgcatgtacgtgtgtgcatgtgtgcgcatgtgtgtgtgtgtgcatgtgtgtgcatgtgtgtgtgcatgtgtgtgttgcgtgtgtgcatgtattgtgtgtgcatgtgtgtgcatgtatgtatgtgcatgtgtgtttgtgtgtgcatgtattgtGTGCATGTCTGCAtgtattgtgtgtgcatgtgtgtgcatgtgcatgtgcgcgtgtgtgcatgtgtgtgcacgtgtgtgcatgtacgtgcgtgcacgtgtgtgcacgtgtgtgcatgtacgtgtgtgcatgtgtgtgtgcatgcctgtgtgtgcatgtgtgtgcatgtacgtgtgtgcatgtgtgtgcgtgtgtgcatgtacgtgtgtgcacgtgtgtgcatgtacgtgtgtgcatgtgtgtgtgcatgcctgtgtgtgcatgtgtgtgcgtgtgtgcatgtatgtgtgtgcatgtacgtgtgtgcacgtgtgtgcatgtacgtgtgtgcgtgtgtgtgcgt
This genomic interval carries:
- the IL2RB gene encoding interleukin-2 receptor subunit beta isoform X1: MAASALSWRLPLLILLLPLATPWASAAVNGTSQFTCFYNSRANISCVWSQDGALQDTSCQVHAWPDRRRWNQTCELLPVSQASWACNLILGAPDSQKLTAVDIVTLRVMCREGVRWRMMAIQDFKPFENLRLMAPISLRVVHVETHRCNISWEISQASHYFERHLEFEARTLSPGHTWEEAPLLTLKQKQEWICLETLTPDTQYEFQVRVKPLQGEFTTWSPWSQPLAFRTKPAGLGKDTIPWLGHLLVGLSGAFGFIILVYLLINCGNTGPWLKKVLKCHTPDPSKFFSQLSSEHGGDVQKWLSSPFPSSSFSPGGLAPEISPLEVLERDKATQLLLKQDKVPEPTSLSSNHSLTSCFTNQGYFFFHLPDALEIEACQVYFTYDPYAEEDPDEGGAGAPTGSSPQPLQPLSGEDDAYCTFPSRDDLLLFSPSLLGGPSPPSTAPGGSGAGEERLRPSLQERVPRDWDPQPLGPPTPGVPDLVDFQPPAELVLREAGEEVPDAGPREGVSFPWSRPPGQGEFRALNARLPLNTDAYLSLQELQGQDPTHLV
- the IL2RB gene encoding interleukin-2 receptor subunit beta isoform X2 yields the protein MTSWLLTLAFKAAQDPALGLLPGTPPLEAYISATAKVRLMAPISLRVVHVETHRCNISWEISQASHYFERHLEFEARTLSPGHTWEEAPLLTLKQKQEWICLETLTPDTQYEFQVRVKPLQGEFTTWSPWSQPLAFRTKPAGLGKDTIPWLGHLLVGLSGAFGFIILVYLLINCGNTGPWLKKVLKCHTPDPSKFFSQLSSEHGGDVQKWLSSPFPSSSFSPGGLAPEISPLEVLERDKATQLLLKQDKVPEPTSLSSNHSLTSCFTNQGYFFFHLPDALEIEACQVYFTYDPYAEEDPDEGGAGAPTGSSPQPLQPLSGEDDAYCTFPSRDDLLLFSPSLLGGPSPPSTAPGGSGAGEERLRPSLQERVPRDWDPQPLGPPTPGVPDLVDFQPPAELVLREAGEEVPDAGPREGVSFPWSRPPGQGEFRALNARLPLNTDAYLSLQELQGQDPTHLV